The genome window CCGACGACAGGCCGAGACGAACGCTGCGCGGCATCGCCCGTAGAGCGGAGCTGGTTCCGACTTCCCAGTTCCTGCTGGTTGCGCTCAGCCCCTGCACCGCTCGAGCGGTCGGCTGACCACGAAGCACTCGGCGAGCGACCGACGGCACACCGTGGTCGGAAACGGCTCGCTTACAAAGAGGACATCCGGTGACCAGCAAGCCATGGAATCGAGAACGATCGACGGGCCGGGCGCGACCGACAACGGGAGTCGTCGGGAGGTGCCCGGATGAGTGTCGACGTCCGCGTCGCTACCGACGACGACCGTGCCCGCTGGAACGAGTACGTCGGCCGCTCGCCACAGGGAACACTGTGTCACGAACTCGAGGCGCTCGCGGTCCAGGCGGATCATGCGGGGGCGACGCTCCATCCCCTGATCGGGTTCAAGGGCCAGGAGCCGGTCGGGCTCTTCCCCGTCTTCGAGCTTCGGAAGGGATTCGTGCGGACAGTCTTCTCGCCGCCGCCACACCTCCGCGTGCCCTACCTCGGCCCGGCGTTTCTCAACATGGGGAAACTGAAACAGCGGAAACGAGAGAAACGACGGACACGGTTCGTCGACGGCTGTCTCGAGTGGATCGACGACGAACTCGATCCGAAGTACGGGCACGTCCGCACGTCGACCGGCGTTACCGACGTTCGGCCGTTCGTCTGGGAGGGCTTCGACGCCACCCCGGAGTACACGTACGCCGTCGACCTCACGCGTGATGAAGCCGACATTCTCGGATCGTTCAGCAGCGACGCCCGACGCAACGTCCGGAACACGGCCGACGACGCCTACGAGATCACCATCGGCGGCCGCGAGTCGATCCAACGGATCCACGAGCAGGTCACACACCGGTATGAATCCCAGGGGATCAGCTTCGACGTCCCGCTCGAGTTCGTCCTCGACCTCGCTGACGCGTCGGCGAACGGCCACGTCACACCCTACGCCCTCCACGTCGACGACGAGTTCGTCGGCGGCATCCTGGCGCTCGAGTACGGTTCGCGGACGGGCCGCTGGATGGGTGGCGTACGAACCGACGCCGACGTCGACGTGCCGACCAACGACCTGCTGGACTGGGCGATTATGGACGACGCTCGCGAACGCGGGCTCGAGACGTACGACCTCGTCGGGGCCGACACCCGCCGGATCAACCGCTACAAGGCGAAGTTCAACCCCGACCTCGAGACCTACTTCAGTCTCGAGTACGGCTCGTGGGGGATGCGGGCGGCCGCGTCGCTGTACGATAGTGTGAAGTAGGGACCCGAATGGGACCATATTCATTACCTAATCGATCGCCAGCAACACAAACAGTGGGTTATGATAGCTCTCTCAATGTATGGCCCAACATGCAATTCCGACTATAATTCTGCCTATGCACTTGTTTCTTGGACATTTGATGGAACTCCTCTGTGCGGCCATAGCCCAAGTCTGGCGGCTAATGATCGAATTGGACTCACGTACAAAGAGGGAGCTTGGTACGTTCCTGACGGTGTTGATGGGACATGGATGTCTGACGACGTATCGGTTTCAGCTGAGGATTACAACGAGAACGGTATTGCCTGTTCGTTTGATGATGGCTCCGTGGACGATTACTGTGATGCTGGTGAAACATGGTATTTCGCAGCCCCGCTTAAAGAGGCGGACAGCGGTTTTGAGCCTGGGTCTCGTCAAGTCTGGGCGGTCTATAGTCACTTAGACGAACAAAAAGCGGGCGGATCAGTAACGATCTCATTCGGATCGTTAGGTTATACATCAGCAAATAATCCAGAGGCATGGCAAAGACACAGGGACGATGATGGAGACCAGCTTACTGCAACTGATCAGGATGAAGAGGATATTTGTGGTGGTCCATACAATAAGATATATTAGAAAAGCATAAATTTTTGTTTATAAACTGCTACGTGAATTGCATGAGACGACGATCATACTTGCTTTCTACAATGGGCTTGCTTTCAGGATGTGTAGGAAATGGAAATAACTCGGGGGCCTGTTCGCCCAGCGATGCACTCACAATTACTAATGGCGCTGATTATGCATACAACATCAAATTGACAATAGTTGAAAATGAGTCTTCAGAGATCGTTTTTGATGAAGTGAGAACTATTGATTCAAATTCACAACAGGATTATAGCCAGTACGTCAATGATTCACGCTCCTACTGTATCAAAGTTGCCACTAAATCGAGCAAAATAGAATTTAAAAGAGACGAGGGTGATGTCTGTGTCTTAATTAACTCTACTGAAGATATAACCGTCAGGTACGGGATTGAGTAAACGAAAAGAACATAATCCTGTAGAGGTCGACGTCCATAGTATTCCATATTAAATGGCCACCATTGATTGTCGCCCCCTTGACTATAACTTATGTTTCATATTCTCTTTCGGAGTACACAAACAACAGAACAGAATAAATAGAGACTGCAGTTTGCCGAGAATAGATTGGTTTATTATTATGTAAAAATTAGATCATGATCCTGTTTCCTGATAGTAGACTGATTTAGTTATCAGAAACTAACCCACTGGATAACCGGCTTCATAACCAAGGACCGCCGCGACGGAGGCGACGACGATGACCGACAACTCATCCCTCCGGACCCTGCTCGTCGGGATCGACGCGGCCTGCGACCGGGTGCTCGCGCCGCTGTTCGAGGACGACGAGGTACCGACGCTCGAGTCGATCTACCGGGACGGCCCTAACGGGACGCTCGAGTCACAGATCCCGCCGTGGACGGCCTCAGCGTGGCCGTCGCTCTATACGGGGAAGAACCCCGGCAAACACGGCGTCTTCGGCTTTCTGCGATTCGACGGCTACGACTGGGACGTGGTGAACGCGAGCGACGTTTGCGAGCCAACGATCTGGGAGCTACTGGACGACCACGGCCTCTCGAGCGTCGTCGTCAACGCCCCCGTAACCCACCCGCCGCGGGCGTTCGATGGCGCGTTGATCCCCGGCTACACCGCCCCCGAAGACCCCGACTGTCACCCAGAGGGACTACTCGAGGAAGTCCGCGAGGCGATCGGCGAGTACCGCGTCTACCCGGACGAGGACGCTGCCGACCTCGCCAGCGCCTACGCCGACTGCATCCGGATGCGTGGGGAAGCGTTTTGCTACCTGGCCGACCGGTTCGATCCGGCGTTCGGCTTCGTCGAGTTCCAGGGGACCGACTCGATCTACCACGAGGCCCCCGACGACGACACCGCCATCCGAACGATCTACCGCGAACTCGACCGCCAGCTCGAGTCGATCCTCGAGGTGTACGACCCCGACACCGTGATCGTCGCCAGCGACCACGGGATGGGGCCCTACCGCGGGCTCGAGTTTCGCGTCAACGAGTACCTCCGCGCTGAAGGCCTCGTCGAGACGCGCCGCGGCGGCGACGGCATGCCGACCTGGGCGACCGTCCGCGACGACGCGCTCAAGGCGGGTGCGGAGGCGACCGACCACCGGCCCGGCCTGGGCGAACGAGCGATGGCCACCGCCGCCCGTGCCGGCCTCACCAGCCAGCGAATCGGGGCCGTCCTCGAGCGCCTGGGCCTCGACGACGTCGCTGCGAAACACGCCCCCGCGGGCGTCGTCAGCGCCGGTGCCAAGCAGGTCGACTTCCCCGCATCACGCGCGTACGTTCGCTCACGAATCGAACTCGGCGTCCGAATCAACCTCGAGGGACGCGAACCCAATGGCGTGGTCCCAGAAGCCGAGTACGAAGCCGTCCGGACTCGGCTCATCGACGCCCTCAGGTCGGTTCGGACGCCCGACGGCGAGCCGGTCTTCGAGGACGTCCGCCCGCGCGAGGAGTACTTCCACGGTCCCGAAAGCGAGCGCGCCGTCGACGTCGTGACCGTCCCGGCCGACTTCGAGCACTTCCTCTCGGCGACGCTTCGCGACGAGCAGTTCGGCCCGCCGTCCGAGCCGTGGAATCACAAGCTCGAGGGAACGGTTGCCCTCTCCGGAGCAGCTGTCGACCACGGCGCGGGCGTCGGTGACGCACACCTGTTCGACATCGCCCCGACCGTCCTGGCCACGCTCGACGTGCCGGCGTGCGATCGAATGGACGGGACTCCCTTGCCGTGTGTCAACCCTGTGGGCGTCCAGTCCTATCCGCGCACCGACGACGGGGTGTCGGTCGAAACCGCAGACGACGGCGTCGAGCAGCGACTCGCTGATCTCGGCTACCTCGAGTAATCGTTACCGCGAACGCACGTAGACGAGCGCACAGAGGACACCCCCGGCCAGTGCGAGAAGTTCGTAGGGCTGGTCGTAGAAGACGAGTATGGAGGCGGCGACGAACAGCGCACCCGAAAGGATCGCATAGCCGATCGCTCGAGTTGCCCCGTCGTCCTCGACGGGCTCGGTCCTGACGACGAGTTCGCCGCGCTCTATCTGGGTGGCGACCCGGTCGAATCGTGTCGGCGCGCGGGCGAGTGCCGGAATCGACGACTGAAAGTCCCGGCGAATCTCGGATGCAAGCTCGCGCAGCTCGCTCTCGATGAACCCGTGTTCGACGAGGAACTCACGGGTGACGGTGATGAAGTCGAACTCCGGGTCGAGCTGGCGGCAGACGCCTTCACCGACGGTGCCGACGCGGACGAGCAACATCACGTTCGGTGGAATCCGGAACGGGAAATCGTGGAGCATCTGCATGAGTTCCGTGATGATGGCCCGCCAGGTGATCTCAGAGCGTCCCTCGAGGTTCTCGATGACGAGTTCGAGAACTCGTCTGACTTCGGATCGGTCGACCGATCGCTCGAGGACCTCGAGGTCGATGAGCGCATCCAGCAGTCGGTCGACGTCGCGCATGACGAGCGCGCGGTAGATGTCGACGAGGTCGTCCTGTTCGGCTTCGGTCAGCCGTCGACTCATGCCGAAGTCGTAGATGATCAGCCGCCCGTCGTCGGCGACGGCGAGATTGCCAGGATGTGGGTCGGCGTGAAAGACACCATCGACGAGCCCCATCTGGAGGTAGGTTTTGGCGAGCAGCGTCGCCATCTCGGTTGGCGTCCGCTCGACGGCGGCGAGGGCGTTTTCGTCGGTGATCTTGCGGCCGGGGACGAACTCCATCGCCAGTACGCGTTCGGAGGAGAGCTCGTCGTAGACGGCCGGAACGACGACCTGTGACTCGTCGACGTTCGAGCGAATCTCGCGCATCATCGTCGCCTCTCGGTCGAAGTCCAGCTCCTCGAGGATGATCGTCTCGAAGTCGCTCGCGACGTTTTTCAGCGAGTACTCGTAGCGTTCCGGCGCGATGATGGCGATCAGGGGGACGATCCGGCGGATGACCGCGAGGTCACGCTCGATGATCGCCTGAATTCCGGGACGGCGAACTTTGAGCGCGATTCGTTCGCCGTCGTGTTCGACGGTGTAAACGAACGCGAGCGAGCCGCCGGCGACGGGTTCGAGCGTCTCGAGGTCGAGGCCGTCGGCGAGTTCGTCCTCGAGGACGGTCAGGGGGTCGCCGCCGGCGTCCTCGGGGACCTCGTCTTGGAGCGTCGACAGTACCTCGACGTAGGTCGGCGGGACGACGTCCGGTCGGGTCGAGAGCACCTGGCCGACCTTGACGAACGCCGGACCGAGCTCGAGCATCGCGTCTCGCAACTTCGTCGCCCGGCGTCGGTGTTCGGCCTCGCTGACGCTCCGGGAGGGGCCAAAGAGGACGAACCGACGCGCATCGCGCAGGAACGCCCAGGCAAACGGCAGGAACGTGACGACGACGGCGAGGTACCGGCGGTAAAATCCCATCATACGAGCAGGTCGGGGTGACGTGGAGACGGTGGCGTCTCGCCCATGGCTCGGAATTCTCGCCGTTGGTACAAATATCTGAACGGTTCCGGGCCCGGTTGTTCACCGATATGGGGGATCGAAACACAGATTTACGCGGATGAGACAGTAGTACTCGAACGGATGTACCGCGTCGATGCCGGATTTTCGCGGCGGATCGTCCGCCGTCACGACGGGGACGGAGTTCGGTTCAGCGCCATCGAGCCAACGGAGCGGACAGTCCAACGGCGACCGATCAGCGAGGTGAGCGAGTCGTGACCGACGTTCAGATCGACGACGCGATCGACGTCTACCTCACCCGTAAAGCCGTCGGCGACCCGGACGGGCCAGGGGCGGGCGCTTACGCAGCCAACGCCGAATCGATCCTCCGGCGGTTCGCCGACTGGATCGAACGCGAGTGTCGCGTCACCGCACTCGCCGCCCTCGAGCCGACACACCTGCGGGCGTACGCGACCGACCTCCACGAGCGAACCGACCGCGGCGAGTACACCGCCTCGAGCGTCCACACCTACTACGCGGTTGTACGAGCGTTTCTCTCCTGGTGCGTTCGCGGGGGGATCGTCCCCACCAATCCGGCGGCGAGCGACGTTGCCGAGTCGGCGCTCCCGGCACCCGAATCAACGGGCGACGACGATTCCTGGTCACCCGACCGTCGGCGCCGCCTCGAGGCCTACGCCCGTGAGCGGGCGTTCGGTTCCGACGCGGGCGAGGATGGCACGGACGAGCGACGGACGCGCCTGCGCGAGTACGCGCTCGTCGCCGTCCTCGCCCACTCGGGTGCTCGTGGCGCCGAACTGTTCCGGGTCCCCGAGGACGACCGGCGGACGGGCGCGACCTGGGACGACGTCGACTTCTACGCGGGGACGCTGCGCGTCCTCGGGAAGTCCCAGCGCCTCGAGGAGGTAACGGTACTCGGTCCGGCCAGGACGGCCCTGCGGCGATACCGGGTCGTTCTCGATCCGCCGTCGAACGACTGGCCGCTGTTTCCAACCCGACACGCCCCGTCGATCGCCCGTCGTGTCCGGGAAACCCTCCACGAACGGGGCCACGACGATGCCGAGGTCGAACGACTGCTCGAGCGCCACACGGCGACCGAACTCGCCCGCGAGCGAGCGATCGCCCCGCCAGCGATCACGACAGAGGGTGCACGCTCGGTGTTGAAGCGGCTCTGTGAGCAGGCGGAGGTCGATGTCGACGGCGACTACCTGACCCCGCGGGGAGTCCGTGGTGACCGCTTTGCGACGACCGAACGGCGAGAGGCAACTCCGGCGGCACCACAGCTTCGGACCTCGTCCGACGACCGATCGATCGCCGTCCTCGAGGATCGGCCGCCGATCGGCCCAGATCCGACACCTCGCGAAGACGATGGCTAAGCCCGGCCATAAGAAGGGATCTGAGTAGTTCGTCGGCCGTGTCGCAGCTCTCTATCGGGGAAACCACAAGAACAGTTGGTACGCAGACGCTGGGTTAGGCGACGATTACGGAACCAGGTCCTGAATCGCACTCTCGAGGATCGACTGGATCTCTGCGGAGGCAAACCCGAGGGTCAGGCCGAGGACCGCGCCGATGACGATCGCGATGAGCATCCCCCGAGTGATCGACGCGCGGTCGACGTCTTCGCCCTCGAACGGGTGGAAGTAGATCCGGTTGATAAACGGCAGGATGTATCCCGCCGAAAGCAGCGTGCTGCCGAGGACGAGTGCCGAGACGAGCCACAGCCCCTCCTCGAACGCACCGAGCGCGATGTACCACTTGCCGACGAAGCCGACCGTCGGCGGCAGCCCGATCATCGCAATCCCGAGGACCGCGAAGGCACCGGCCATCACGGGAGCCTTCTTTGCGAGCCCGGCATACTCGTCGACGGTTCGAATCCCGCCGAAACGGAGCGCGAACATCCCCGCCAGGATGAACAGCGAGGCCTTGACGATCCCGTGACCGAAGATCTGGAGGATCGAGCCGAACAGCGCCGTCTCGTTTGCGACGGCGATCCCGACGAGGATGAGCCCGAACTGCGAGACCGTCGAGTACGCCAACACGAGTTTGATGTGATCCTGTAAGAGCGCGAAGAAGCTCCCCGCAAACAGCGACAGCAGGGCGCCGACCAGCAGGAGCTGTGAGATCGTCGGGTTCGCCTCGAGGAACTCGGGCGTGAAGACGGTGAAGATGATCCGAGCGAACGCATAGACCGCGACGGCGGGCATCAGCGAGGAGATGACTGCACTGATGCCGTCGGGTGCGGAGGCGTGGGCGTCCGCCAGCCAGGTGTGCACCGGGAACAGCGCGATCTTGATCGCGAGCCCGACACCCATCAGCACGAACGCCGTCACGACCACGGGGTCCGTGTAGCCGGCTTCGGCGATGTGCTGGGGCAGTTCGTTCATCGTCAGTGTCCCGGTCGCCGCGAGCACGAGTGCAACGCCAAGCAGGTAGAACGAGGCCCCGACGGTCCCGACCAGCAGGTACTTGAACGCCGCGTAAGTCGACCAGCGGTACTTCGAGGACGCCACGAGGGCGTACGACGAGATCGCCATGATCTCGAGGAAGACGTAGAGGTTGAAGATGTCACCCGTCAGCACGACGCCGAGCATCCCGCCGGTCAACAGCAGGAAGCCGCCGTAGAAGGCGTTGCCTCGAGGCCCGCCGATGCGAGTGTAGACGAGCACGCCGAGACAGATGAGCAGCGTCAGGATGACGACGACCATCGAGAACTCGTCGGCGAACAACTCGATCCCGAACGGCACCGGGATACCGGCGAGTTCGTACCGGATCGCGCCGTTGTGGTGGACGACCCACGCCAGCGCCACCGCGAGTGCGAACGTCGCCGAGAGGATCGCTGCGGCGAAACTCCAGCCAACGTTCTTCCAGCGGAGATCCGCGGCGATCGGTAACACCGCCGTCAACAACGGCAACAGAACGACCGCGCCGACGATCCACTCGAGGTGGTCCATCTCAGCTCACCTCCGTCGTGAGATCGACGCCGCGCTCGCTCCAGCGATCCGTCCGTGTCGTCAGTGTGGTAGCAGTTCCGATCATAATTACTGGATGAACAGGGAGAACCCAAGCGCGAGCATGAGCACGCCAGCCGCGACGTAGATTGTCAGTCCGATACCGAGTTTGCCGCCGGTCTTTCCGGGCGTCTGCTCGAGTCGCTGGTCGTAGCGTTCGTGCAGGCTCGAGGGAATCACCGTGCGGATGGTTCGGCTGGGATCGTGTGCGGTTCGAACGAGCGCCCAGCCGGTGGCAACGACGGCGTCGTTGACGCGGTTGTAGCCGCCGCCGAGGCCGCCCGAAGCGCCCTTTGCGCCGTAAAACGCGAGCGGGTCGTGGGCACGGTCGACGTCGATCCCGCCGTGGAACGTCCCGAGCAGCGGTTTCGCGACCACGAACACCAACAGACCGCCCGATGCGAGGAGGGCGACTTTGGTGAACTCATAGAGCGTGTAGGGATCCGATCCCCAGGCCTCGCTTCCGGGCACGAGTGCGTACAGTGCGGGGTAGTAGAGGCCGAAGCCGATACAGCCGGCGGCGACGCCGCCGGTGACGACGGCGTGACCCCAGTCGGCGTCTGGCATCTCGATCGGCTCGCCGTCTAAGAAGGCGTAGTAGCCGAACTTGATGAACGAGGCGAAGGTGCCGACGCTACCGAGATATAGCATCCACTCGAGCGTCGTCAGGTTCGCCTCGACGACGGCATCGATCAACATTCCTTTGCTGACGAAGCCGTTGAAGCCGGGGACGCCGGAGATCGAAAGCGCACCGACGAGGAAGGCACCGAGCGCGATCGGCGCGGTCGTCCCGATGGCACCGAACTTATCCAGGCTCTCTTTGCCGAGTTTGAGGATGATGATCCCCGCGGCCATGAACAGCAGACCCTTATACAGGATGTGGTTGAACAGGTGGGCGAAGCCGCCAGCGACGCCGAGCGTCGAGCCGATACCGATACCGGCGAGCATGAAGCCGACCTGACCCTGGATGTGATACGACAGGAGCCGGCGCATGTCCTTCTGGGCGAGCGCGAACGCCGCCCCGTAGATAGCCATCGCACCGCCCATGTACGCGAAGTAGATGTTCCCCTCGGGGAACGCCCGGAAAGACGCGTAGACCGCTGTCTTCGTCGTATAGCAGGCGAGGAAGACCGACGTGGCAACGTTCGGACTCGGGTAGGTGTCCGGCAGCCAGGCGTGTAGGCCGATGATGGCGGCGTTCAGGCCGATCCCCGCGCCCATCAACAGCGCCGTCACCGAGAACGTCACCGTCCCGAGGTCGACCTCGAGGCCAGCGACGTTGGTCTCGGCGAAGTGCAACGCGGTCGCACCGCCGTCGGTTCCGTAGAACAGGTAGAGGGCGACACCCGCCAGGAGCAGGCTGCCACCGATACCGTGGGCCAGCGCGTACCGGTAGCCCGTCCGGATCGACCGGCCACCGGATTGCCAGACGAAGACGGTGCTGGCGATGGCCATCGCCTCCCAGCCGACCACGAGCGAGAGCCAGTCGCCGACCATCACGGTCCACAGCGAGGCGGTGACGTAGCCGAGCCCCCACAGCAGGTGTCGCGTGTCAGTGTCGGCGAAGTAGGCGTAGGCGACGGCGAACGCACCGAAGCCGCCGAAGATGATCGCCATCAGTCTCGAGAAGCCGTCGACCTCGAGGACGAGCAACTCGAAGCCCATGAACGTCGCGGTCGGACCGGTTCCCTCGGGAACGAGCAGGGCCCAGACGACGACGCCG of Natrarchaeobaculum sulfurireducens contains these proteins:
- a CDS encoding lipid II:glycine glycyltransferase FemX, translated to MSVDVRVATDDDRARWNEYVGRSPQGTLCHELEALAVQADHAGATLHPLIGFKGQEPVGLFPVFELRKGFVRTVFSPPPHLRVPYLGPAFLNMGKLKQRKREKRRTRFVDGCLEWIDDELDPKYGHVRTSTGVTDVRPFVWEGFDATPEYTYAVDLTRDEADILGSFSSDARRNVRNTADDAYEITIGGRESIQRIHEQVTHRYESQGISFDVPLEFVLDLADASANGHVTPYALHVDDEFVGGILALEYGSRTGRWMGGVRTDADVDVPTNDLLDWAIMDDARERGLETYDLVGADTRRINRYKAKFNPDLETYFSLEYGSWGMRAAASLYDSVK
- a CDS encoding alkaline phosphatase family protein — protein: MTDNSSLRTLLVGIDAACDRVLAPLFEDDEVPTLESIYRDGPNGTLESQIPPWTASAWPSLYTGKNPGKHGVFGFLRFDGYDWDVVNASDVCEPTIWELLDDHGLSSVVVNAPVTHPPRAFDGALIPGYTAPEDPDCHPEGLLEEVREAIGEYRVYPDEDAADLASAYADCIRMRGEAFCYLADRFDPAFGFVEFQGTDSIYHEAPDDDTAIRTIYRELDRQLESILEVYDPDTVIVASDHGMGPYRGLEFRVNEYLRAEGLVETRRGGDGMPTWATVRDDALKAGAEATDHRPGLGERAMATAARAGLTSQRIGAVLERLGLDDVAAKHAPAGVVSAGAKQVDFPASRAYVRSRIELGVRINLEGREPNGVVPEAEYEAVRTRLIDALRSVRTPDGEPVFEDVRPREEYFHGPESERAVDVVTVPADFEHFLSATLRDEQFGPPSEPWNHKLEGTVALSGAAVDHGAGVGDAHLFDIAPTVLATLDVPACDRMDGTPLPCVNPVGVQSYPRTDDGVSVETADDGVEQRLADLGYLE
- a CDS encoding ABC1 kinase family protein, with translation MMGFYRRYLAVVVTFLPFAWAFLRDARRFVLFGPSRSVSEAEHRRRATKLRDAMLELGPAFVKVGQVLSTRPDVVPPTYVEVLSTLQDEVPEDAGGDPLTVLEDELADGLDLETLEPVAGGSLAFVYTVEHDGERIALKVRRPGIQAIIERDLAVIRRIVPLIAIIAPERYEYSLKNVASDFETIILEELDFDREATMMREIRSNVDESQVVVPAVYDELSSERVLAMEFVPGRKITDENALAAVERTPTEMATLLAKTYLQMGLVDGVFHADPHPGNLAVADDGRLIIYDFGMSRRLTEAEQDDLVDIYRALVMRDVDRLLDALIDLEVLERSVDRSEVRRVLELVIENLEGRSEITWRAIITELMQMLHDFPFRIPPNVMLLVRVGTVGEGVCRQLDPEFDFITVTREFLVEHGFIESELRELASEIRRDFQSSIPALARAPTRFDRVATQIERGELVVRTEPVEDDGATRAIGYAILSGALFVAASILVFYDQPYELLALAGGVLCALVYVRSR
- a CDS encoding tyrosine-type recombinase/integrase, with protein sequence MTDVQIDDAIDVYLTRKAVGDPDGPGAGAYAANAESILRRFADWIERECRVTALAALEPTHLRAYATDLHERTDRGEYTASSVHTYYAVVRAFLSWCVRGGIVPTNPAASDVAESALPAPESTGDDDSWSPDRRRRLEAYARERAFGSDAGEDGTDERRTRLREYALVAVLAHSGARGAELFRVPEDDRRTGATWDDVDFYAGTLRVLGKSQRLEEVTVLGPARTALRRYRVVLDPPSNDWPLFPTRHAPSIARRVRETLHERGHDDAEVERLLERHTATELARERAIAPPAITTEGARSVLKRLCEQAEVDVDGDYLTPRGVRGDRFATTERREATPAAPQLRTSSDDRSIAVLEDRPPIGPDPTPREDDG
- a CDS encoding monovalent cation/H+ antiporter subunit D family protein yields the protein MDHLEWIVGAVVLLPLLTAVLPIAADLRWKNVGWSFAAAILSATFALAVALAWVVHHNGAIRYELAGIPVPFGIELFADEFSMVVVILTLLICLGVLVYTRIGGPRGNAFYGGFLLLTGGMLGVVLTGDIFNLYVFLEIMAISSYALVASSKYRWSTYAAFKYLLVGTVGASFYLLGVALVLAATGTLTMNELPQHIAEAGYTDPVVVTAFVLMGVGLAIKIALFPVHTWLADAHASAPDGISAVISSLMPAVAVYAFARIIFTVFTPEFLEANPTISQLLLVGALLSLFAGSFFALLQDHIKLVLAYSTVSQFGLILVGIAVANETALFGSILQIFGHGIVKASLFILAGMFALRFGGIRTVDEYAGLAKKAPVMAGAFAVLGIAMIGLPPTVGFVGKWYIALGAFEEGLWLVSALVLGSTLLSAGYILPFINRIYFHPFEGEDVDRASITRGMLIAIVIGAVLGLTLGFASAEIQSILESAIQDLVP
- a CDS encoding Na(+)/H(+) antiporter subunit D — encoded protein: MNELLSVPPALLVAVALVLTLVLPRRAAHGVATLSLIGVVVWALLVPEGTGPTATFMGFELLVLEVDGFSRLMAIIFGGFGAFAVAYAYFADTDTRHLLWGLGYVTASLWTVMVGDWLSLVVGWEAMAIASTVFVWQSGGRSIRTGYRYALAHGIGGSLLLAGVALYLFYGTDGGATALHFAETNVAGLEVDLGTVTFSVTALLMGAGIGLNAAIIGLHAWLPDTYPSPNVATSVFLACYTTKTAVYASFRAFPEGNIYFAYMGGAMAIYGAAFALAQKDMRRLLSYHIQGQVGFMLAGIGIGSTLGVAGGFAHLFNHILYKGLLFMAAGIIILKLGKESLDKFGAIGTTAPIALGAFLVGALSISGVPGFNGFVSKGMLIDAVVEANLTTLEWMLYLGSVGTFASFIKFGYYAFLDGEPIEMPDADWGHAVVTGGVAAGCIGFGLYYPALYALVPGSEAWGSDPYTLYEFTKVALLASGGLLVFVVAKPLLGTFHGGIDVDRAHDPLAFYGAKGASGGLGGGYNRVNDAVVATGWALVRTAHDPSRTIRTVIPSSLHERYDQRLEQTPGKTGGKLGIGLTIYVAAGVLMLALGFSLFIQ